The following proteins are co-located in the Acanthochromis polyacanthus isolate Apoly-LR-REF ecotype Palm Island chromosome 7, KAUST_Apoly_ChrSc, whole genome shotgun sequence genome:
- the rnf122 gene encoding RING finger protein 122 isoform X2, which translates to MHPFQWCNGCFCGLGLVYSNKSCTMPPITFQDLPLNIYMVIFGTGIFVFILSLIFCCYFISKLRHQAQSERFGYREVVLKGDPKKLSLHGTCAVCLEDFKVKDELGVLPCQHAFHRKCLVKWLEVRCVCPMCNKPIAGPPEQQHSIGTLLDELV; encoded by the exons ATGCACCCGTTTCAGTGGTGTAACG GGTGCTTCTGTGGTCTGGGACTGGTTTACTCCAACAAGTCGTGCACCATGCCGCCCATCACCTTCCAGGACCTGCCCCTCAACATCTACATGGTCATCTTCGGGACAGGCATCTTCGTCTTCATCCTGAGCCTCATCTTCTGCTGTTACTTCATCAG CAAACTGCGACACCAAGCCCAGAGCGAGCGGTTTGGATACAGAGAG GTAGTCTTAAAAGGGGATCCAAAGAAGCTGAGTCTTCATGGG ACGTGCGCTGTGTGTCTGGAGGACTTCAAAGTGAAAGACGAGCTGGGAGTGTTGCCATGCCAACACGCTTTCCACAGGAA GTGTCTGGTGAAGTGGCTGGAGGTGCGCTGCGTCTGCCCCATGTGTAACAAACCCATAGCCGGCCCCCCGGAGCAGCAACACAGCATAGGGACTCTGTTAGATGAACTGGTGTAA
- the rnf122 gene encoding RING finger protein 122 isoform X1: MHPFQWCNGCFCGLGLVYSNKSCTMPPITFQDLPLNIYMVIFGTGIFVFILSLIFCCYFISKLRHQAQSERFGYREVVLKGDPKKLSLHGQTCAVCLEDFKVKDELGVLPCQHAFHRKCLVKWLEVRCVCPMCNKPIAGPPEQQHSIGTLLDELV; encoded by the exons ATGCACCCGTTTCAGTGGTGTAACG GGTGCTTCTGTGGTCTGGGACTGGTTTACTCCAACAAGTCGTGCACCATGCCGCCCATCACCTTCCAGGACCTGCCCCTCAACATCTACATGGTCATCTTCGGGACAGGCATCTTCGTCTTCATCCTGAGCCTCATCTTCTGCTGTTACTTCATCAG CAAACTGCGACACCAAGCCCAGAGCGAGCGGTTTGGATACAGAGAG GTAGTCTTAAAAGGGGATCCAAAGAAGCTGAGTCTTCATGGG CAGACGTGCGCTGTGTGTCTGGAGGACTTCAAAGTGAAAGACGAGCTGGGAGTGTTGCCATGCCAACACGCTTTCCACAGGAA GTGTCTGGTGAAGTGGCTGGAGGTGCGCTGCGTCTGCCCCATGTGTAACAAACCCATAGCCGGCCCCCCGGAGCAGCAACACAGCATAGGGACTCTGTTAGATGAACTGGTGTAA